Part of the Caulifigura coniformis genome, ATCGCCAGACCACGTCAGGATGATGCGGTCCGGCACCGGAGACGGAGCGTAGTACTCGGCCGGCTTGACCTGCCGCGGGGCGTGTCTGTGATCGGGTCCGTCGTGGGCGAGAACTACCGTTGACGGGCCGAACGCCACGAGCGTCGCGATGGCCTGTCCGCAGAAGGCCTTGAATGAGAGTTGATGGTTCATCTTCGATGCCGTCGATGGAGTTTCGGAAGACACGTCCGGAGAAGCTCTGGGGAGCGAAACCACGAGGACCCGACGAAAGCCGCCGAGCCCCCTGACCGTCGCGATGAATGAATGCGTCGGGACCACTGAGCGAGCAGCTAAGGTCACCGCTTCTTGTGAAGAAGTTGTGTTCACCCGTTGAAATCACGGCGAATCGCCAATACGCCGCACTTGACTCTCATCGGCAGCGACTGCAGATCGGGACGGCTGACCATTGGACGACATGCGACCCAGAAACGTGAGTTCCGGGATGGAGATGTGACGTTCCCATTCCTGCACCGGCACCGTCCAGGGAACATCCGGCAGGGGTTCGGTTAGCGGCATGATCCACGCCTGCTCGAAACCATTTCGCCGGACGGAACTGAGATCGACGTTCGGATCAACCAGGAGTTGCGGCCTTCGTCCGTTGAGACTGCACAGCACCACGGCCCGCACCTCGAAGTCCCGGTTGAGGGATGCCCGAAACCGATCTCTCAGGTGATGGGCGCAGTGGACGATCATTTCCGGATCGCGCGCCATGCGCGTCAATTGCTCCGGCGTGATGTACTGCAGGAGATCCGTCTGGACGGATTCGCCGCTGGCGCGGTCCGTCAGGAGGAAGCGAACCCCGGCCGTCTTTCCTCGCAGCATCATGCGCCACGCAAAGTGGTGCCCCTGCTCGGTCCAGTTCGTGGCGTCAGAGTATGCCATGTGACGCAGCGGCAGGATGCACTGCACGATGACATAGACCGCCGCTGCGGCCACTCCCGCCCGCCGACGTCCAGTCCACGTCGCCGGTCCTGAGCTGCCGGTCACGGACACCGGCGCCCGTCGACGCCAGAGCCTGCGGGGCCATCCGCAATCGAAGAAGATCGTCGTGGCAAAAATCATGAACCACGGAAAGATGTGGATCTGGAACAGATGGGCATTGATCAGGTGGAAAGCGACGCTGGCCAGGTAGGCCCACATGCGAGTCGGCTTCCAGAGGAGGAGCGGAATCACTGCGAGATCGAAAAGCAGGCCACCCCAGCTGAGAAACCTCGCGGCCACCTCGACCGGTCCCCATTCGCTGAACAGAGGCCCCCAATCCGTCGTTGCCAGGTGCGTCCGCATTGGCTCACCGGCCAGCCAGTCGGAATTGATCTTCGCAATCCCGCCAAAGAAATACGGCAGACCGATGTGGAATCGCGTCAGACACAGGCACCATGCGGGGATGACCGGACTGCGCTTCACATGGCCGTTCAGGACGTCGACCGACATCGTCCGGTGTGCGGGCATCAGCGGCATCGACCAGCTGATCAGTGCCAGCAGGTAGTAGTGATTCTGGTAATTCGCGCGATCCAGGAGGAAGACGTACGTGAATCCAGCGGCCAGCAGCGTCGAAGAAAGGCGATAAACCGATCCGATTGCGACGAGCAGGCCGAGAAACGCCAGCGCCACGAAATGAATCTTCATTCCAACGCCGCCCCAGGGTGTGATGAAGTCCAGCCCCGGATAGGTGAAGTGGAATCGCGGCGTCATATAGAGATCGTCGACGCGTCCCACCCATAAGTAATGCAGGGCCCACGCCGTCATCATCAGCCCGAAGCCGATGCGGAAGATCACCAGGCTGGCGATGTCGACGTTATCAAACAGTCGGCACAGCCAGCCTTGCCTTCCAGACGCCACCCCCAGGTTGCAATGCACGTCGGACAATGGCTCAGTCGTCCTTGTTCCGGGCGGCTTCTCGGGCCTCGATCATCTTCGCACGCTTGCTCGCCGGCTTCAGTGCAATCTCAAACGTGTTCTGCCCTTCTGCGACGTCGATCTCTGTCGCGACAAGCTCCGTGTTGAGGGCACAAGAGCATTCGAAGCCTGAACGGGACTCTCCCATCGGCGGACCGACTTTCACCTGGTGACGGCCGACGACCGCTCCATCGTTCGTGTCATAGGTCGAAATCACAAAGTGGCCGTTCTCGTCACAGTGGCCAATCCCCTGCTTGCCGACATTGGCGTTCTCCCCCCTCTGCATCGGCTCAAAAAAAACGGCGACCCAGGGGACGGGCTTTCCATTGCATGTCACGGTTCCCTCTGTTGGCGCAAGACCCATCTTGACGC contains:
- a CDS encoding HTTM domain-containing protein is translated as MHCNLGVASGRQGWLCRLFDNVDIASLVIFRIGFGLMMTAWALHYLWVGRVDDLYMTPRFHFTYPGLDFITPWGGVGMKIHFVALAFLGLLVAIGSVYRLSSTLLAAGFTYVFLLDRANYQNHYYLLALISWSMPLMPAHRTMSVDVLNGHVKRSPVIPAWCLCLTRFHIGLPYFFGGIAKINSDWLAGEPMRTHLATTDWGPLFSEWGPVEVAARFLSWGGLLFDLAVIPLLLWKPTRMWAYLASVAFHLINAHLFQIHIFPWFMIFATTIFFDCGWPRRLWRRRAPVSVTGSSGPATWTGRRRAGVAAAAVYVIVQCILPLRHMAYSDATNWTEQGHHFAWRMMLRGKTAGVRFLLTDRASGESVQTDLLQYITPEQLTRMARDPEMIVHCAHHLRDRFRASLNRDFEVRAVVLCSLNGRRPQLLVDPNVDLSSVRRNGFEQAWIMPLTEPLPDVPWTVPVQEWERHISIPELTFLGRMSSNGQPSRSAVAADESQVRRIGDSP